gcacctcgagccctagtcgggaatgctttccggcaaggcttctactggccaacggcggtggctgacgccactagaattgtccgcacctgcgaagggtgccaattctatgcgaagcagacccacctgcccgctcaggctctgcagacgatacccatcacctggccctttgctgtgtggggtctggacctcgtcggtcccttgcagaaggcgcccgggggctacacgcacctgctggtcgccatcgacaaattctccaagtggatcgaggtccgacctctgaacagcatcaggtccgagcaggcggtggtgttcttcaccaacatcatccatcgcttcggggtcccaaactccatcatcaccgacaacggcacccagttcaccggcagaaaattcttggacttctgcgaggatcaccacatccgggtggactgggccgccgtggctcatcccatgtcgaatgggcaagtagagcgtgccaacggcatgattctacaagggctcaagcctcggatttacaacggcctcaacaagttcggcaagcgatggatgaaggaactcccctcggtggtctggagcctgaggacaacaccgagccgagccacgggtttcacgccgttcttcctggtctacggggccgaggccgtcttgcccactgacctggaatacggctccccgaggacgagggcctactatggtcaaagcaaccaagctagccgagaagactcactggaccagctggaagaggctcgggacaaggccttactacactcggcgcggtaccagcagtccctgcgacgctaccacgcccgaggggtccggccccgagacctccaggtgggcgacctggtgcttcggctgcggcaagacgcccgagggaggcacaagctcacgccccccctgggaggggccattcgtcatcgccaaagttctgaagcccagaacgtacaagctggccaacagtcaaggcgaggtctacgacaacgcttggaatatccaacagctacgtcgcttctacccttaagatattttcaagttgttcatatacctcgcacacacgcaaagtttagtcatcaaggaagggtcggcctcgcctcggcaaagcccgactctccctcgggggctaaaaggggggaaaccccctctgcgttaaaattttcctcgaaaaaagatctcttttaccagaatatctttcgtgctttttgactacttcgaaaagtggatcctgaaaacgacgaagtacacgtaagcagccaaggctgaccgagccgagggactcctacgcctccgggatacggatacctcactcatcaccttctgcgataagtaactcgcgttcggataaagtgattccgcggatcgaacaagtctttacgttcggaagctcttctgccgaagcgatccttcgagccttctcgactgagtcggtgacagggcctcatggacgggtgaaagtacgcgtaagcggcaaggccgaccgagccgagggactcccacgcctccgggatacagatacctcactcatcaccttccgcgagaagcaactctcgctcgcacaaacatccctgttaccgacaaaaaagtccagatactcgaaacaagaggaaaagagacgcagctttacaacgcagcgagggtgtgtgttctagcctcggcggccgcagaaggcacacgctacaagacaatctgatcctgcaggctcgggtcttcacgctggaagggggctgtagcaccctcggcatcgacgacaccttcagcgaggtccgacccagcctcggacggtgacgcggtccagggacttctccgggaatccggcccgagcaggcggctcggccggttacccctagggcctcggccaaccatcttccaagggcgccagcccgatccgaggcctcggctgatcaactccggcgtcggtcccgctgacggacaacccggctaggctccggccaaccaggttttcattttcgagccaactccgcctctgttcgtgctgatatcgctacccctggcctcggctcgtcgaagagcggccaaggggtctctttaactaagctagaggagcctcagacaacaaggccgatcgagccgagggactcctacgcctccgggatacggatacctcactcgtcaccttgacacggggcgactcatgcttggtgaagcggttcagataatcaacatgcgagtcttagtgctcgaaaatgaggaaaaaacacgactccgtgccaaaattacatacatgttcaggcctcgacagccacaatgaacaaaaaaccctggcattcaaagtgccattacaaacggaactccggttccccctccgcaggtacgaacaaccccactcgataggggtgggcctgcggagcaacagaagaagccaaaccgccgcgcggggtgcacacaaccgcccagcggttacaggcgaccccccacttttgcccagaccaacgggcggaaggggcgggcagccatgcaggcggcatgcaaccgcgccaagtggacgcgctcctccaactcccaacacgccagcatggaggcccaggcccacgcgtcacgcaaacggcgcgccggatgctgcatgcaagcaactacaccgccacttgcgccaccaccgcgcctcttcggttgcggaaccaatgccgtgactcgaggcgacccagcgcacgacccagcagcgccagcatggcgcgacggtcaatgcagccgaaagtgggacgacagtaatgacggtggcaggcgggcgggagcagcggtcacgtcgtcggccaggctcacgtcccatccgggggcatcaagagaaccccctctcacggcgtgaagacagggcgcccgtgatccgctcctcgaacggctcgcgcacgcgcaacggccgccccgccaaccactcgccccatcgcattaactccgcggcgggacaggcagcgcttctggcgggagaagcgggcgacgcttcgccttcgccgtaataaccgcgccaaaaaaggtacgccacgtcgttcgatttcgtatccttttccttttttcctctttctctatctcttgcaacagggaccgggaaagggggataccccgaaaaggatccttccttgtgaaggaaccgggctccgagcccccctactgatcagaggttcgaaggctggccccccgaggggttcaacagccgcctcagatcgcgtgggccctacacccactactggtcagaggttcgaaggccggccccccgaagggctccacggccgcctcaggctactcgggctctgcgcccattactgatcaggggttcgaaggctggcccccgaagggttcacagtcgcctcagacgccgagcgagggatgaccaggggtacgttcgatacataaccaaggctcgggctgcgctcccgaggtaccctaggacatttccgagaccagcgggagcgatcttgtaacggaatcccatcggagggaggcatcgagccctcggaccccgtcgccaggggaccgggtccggcagatcacccgcaggtacttttgggcgtgcctctgggcccctagccgacccccaacgaacggggcacggacatccactcggattacccgcttgcagctcaccagagacaccatgttcggtgcccatcgagggtaacatggcgctctccccctcctccttgcggaaaggcgatgtaggggcgtatgtaaaaaagccgagtctgtccctgatcgccctctcgccctgtgcggaggctcgggggctgctctcgcaaacccggctccggccgaaccgttgacagcgtcaacataccagcccgagaacttgggccccgaccgtgcacccgggctacggccagttcgcatgagggaacaaccagaccagccgaagcattacgcaaggcattaagacctcgaaggagtgaaaccactcctccgaggcctcgggggctacacccggcgggtgcgctcgcgcgcacccaccggaacaaaatgcaaccgagaaaggctggtccccttgcaaaaaagtgcgacgaaagcctccaagcgagtgctaacactcccttcgaggctcgggggctactgtcggggaccataattaggggtaccctcaagacgcctaattctcaactggtaacccccatcagcataaagctgcagaggcctgatgggtccgattaagtcagggatcagtccatacgagcgactcgatcacgcctcgcccgagcctagcctcggacaagggcagccgaccccgagggatttccgtctcgcccgaggcccccctccaacggcggacacatctccggctcgcccgaggccttgccttcgctaagaagcaaccctgactaaatcgccgcgccgaccgaccgagtcgcaggagcatttaacgcaaaggtggcctgacacctttatcatgACGCgcaccccccggcagagccgaagtgaccgccgtcacttcgccgctccactgatcggtttgacagaaggacagcgccgcctgcgccactccgactgcagtgccacttgacagagtgagactgacaggcagtcaggccctgccaaaggcaccataggaagctccgctccgcccgacccagggctcggactcgggctaagccccggaagacggcgaactccgctccgcccgacccagggctcggactcgggctaagccccggaagacggcgaactccgctccgcccgaccccagggctcggactcgggctaagtcccggaagacggcgaactccgctccgcccgacccagggctcggactcgggctaagtcccggaagacggcgaactccgctccgccctatccagggctcggactcgggcttagccccagaagacgacgaactccgcttcacccgaccccagggctcggactccgccctggcctctgccgaacgacctccgcctcgcccgacccaggggctcggactcggcctcggccacggaagacagactcgaccccggcttcggaggagcctccacgacgcccaacctagggcgcaggccagccacgtcagcaggaagcgccatcatcactctaccccgagccgactcgggccgcagagaacaagactgatgtcccatctggctagctctgccagataggcaatgatggcgccccgcatgccctgtgacgacggcggctctcagctctcttacggaagcaggaggacgtcagcaaagactcaaccgctccgacagctgtccctccgtcaggctccgccgctccttcgacggccacgacatcacaccagctgggtgccaagatctctccggctgccacatcggcatgtacttagggcgctagctctcccccgctagacacgtagcactctgctacacccccattgtacacctggatcctctccttacgcctataaaaagaaggaccagggccttcttagagaaggttggccgcgcggggacgaggacgagacatgcgctctcttggggccactcgcttccctcactcgcgtggacgcttgtaaccccctactgcaagcgcacccgacctgggcgcgggacgaacacgaaggccgcgggatttccacctcgcttccccccttcgcgctcgcccacgcgctcgacccatctgggctggagcacgtggcacattcactcgtcggcttagggacccccggtctcgaaacgccgacagtcccACTAATATAGGTTTGTGTGGTTTTCACTGCATATATATATGATGTAACATGCCACTCATACGGAGAGGGAAACATACTACACGTTTCACGTGTGACGCATGGGATCATCGAAACTAATGCTTATAATAGTAGAGATAAAGAAGAGATATACGCATTTGACCCAAAGGTTACAAATAActttgttgaaatttgcacttacGATTTATCTTTTTAGCACGTGGCAAAGCCATGCATGTTAGTACTAACTATCTCGAGCAGCTTCCTTATTCTCATattttatttcaaacttcactctataaATAATATAGTCTATAATAAAAATAATATAGTTTATAATAAAAAACAGTATTTTATACAGTTATATGCTATGCACGATCAGCAGAACATAACCGGTGAAGTATGCATGGGATTCACCATTCAGCGGTGACCGGACATATTACCCCGTTAAAAAATCAACGAGTCTTTTTTTATAGAATATAATTAGGGCCCCTTTGGATTGAAGGAATTTTGGAGGAAAAGTGTAGGATTCCAATTCCCGTAGGAAAAAATCCTACTCATGTCTTTGGATTGCAGGAACGAAGCAAAGGAAAAGTGAAGGAAAGTTTCCCATATGGCTGATTTTGTAGGGAAAACGCAGGAAATAAAACATTGGCTTGGACCTCTTTTTTCAATTCCTGTCGCGTAGGATCGAGGCAAATCAGTACTTTGTTGCTGCTATACTTTCCTATGATTCATCCAAAGCATCGTTTTGTGACTGCTAATCTAATCTAAGAAGAATTATGAATTCCTATTCCTATAAGTTTCCTACGCTTCATCCAAAGACTTGCTTTCACATTTTTTCTGTGTTTTTCAATCCTCTGTTTTCCATATACATTCCTATAGAATTCCTATATTTTTCCTATTCCTATGTTCTCACAATCCTGCATTCCAAAGAAGCCCTTAGGGTCTTCAGAGTATTTGTTTTGAATTTCTCCTATTGGTATTCGAACATAACAATAACTTACTGTTACTAAATACTAAGGACATGTACAAACTAAATATTATGTTGTGGTTCTCAAACACTAGATGCACTAAAAAACTCGTTCATACAACCTAATATATCTAAGCTTTATATGTGCATTGTATGAGTGGAACTGTATTTTAGACTTTTAGAACTGTGCTCGAGACATTTCTTCACCAAAACATGTTTCTTGTGTTTTTTTGCACCTACCTCTTAGATACCAATTAAGATATGAGTCATTTAATTTATGTGGGTTGTGTTGTACATAATAGATTTTTTGGATCATCCTTCAGAACCCTAGCCGCTAGATGTACAACAAAAACAAAAATCATACCCTCACTTGGTATGCCATCATGTTCGTTGGTGAAGCTCTGCGCTATGGCAGCAACGGTTAGAAAAGCGACGTCGATGACGGTGAAGACCGATAGTGTACTTCCCGCTGCTAATAGCCCACCCTCTCGACAGTTTAGGGTTTGAGTGGGAAACCTTAGACAGTACTTTGACTCGTGCTTTGGCTGTCGGCTTCCCACCTCTTTCTATAGTGCTGCATAATAGGGATCCAGCAACCTTGTTTTTTAACTAGACGCCTCCAATCAGGACGGAAGGTCAAAGGCCCAGTTGTCCGTTAGGCCAACTGGTGAAGATCAATTCTAACAGTTCAAGCCCTAAGTAGAGGCTCCAACAGAGATGCCACATTAATTTTTACTAGACACATTAAGGAttatctccagcagcttactcATCCTCGTTCATTATTTCAATTACTCTTTATTATAAAGTTAtgatcaaattttaaattttgacGTGAGGTGGTTCTATAAATTAATTTACTCCTTTGCAACCGAGGTAGTACTGTGTCTATATTTGCAATTTCTTTTAGCATATGCATAGGAGATTCTACTATTGTCTATTGGCCAATGATTTTACATTGCATATTCTTAAACCTCGCATTGTCCCTTTCGACGTGCTAGTTTAGAATTGTGATTATTGTTTGCAAGTATTATCTTTTGTAAGGATTGTTTACTAGCGCTATTGATGCGGTTGTTGGTACTTGGTACATACCGTAGTCGCTGACGACGGACTTTGTTGCCACTTGAACAGTAGAATAGAATATGCAGGCTACCACGATGGCTACTTGTTGTGCTCCGTTTGGTCGGTCAAATCATTATATGGCACGTACAGAGATAGTAGATTAGTAGTAGATACCTGCCCTGGATCGAGCTCACCTCATCGCGAAACCACCTTTTGCGCGGCTGCCGGCTGCGCTTCTACTCCATCTGTCCAAGAAGCTTCGCTGCCAGCCGCCGGCCGAGTCCAACAGTCCCACATGCACCTATAAGAACCACTCCACAATGGAAGGACGTTTCCTTGTACCAGAACACCAAAAGCCATCTGATCTCCACTCCTGCGAAGAGATCTAGCACATCGCCACATCCACACACACTTCCAGCTCCTCCAAATATTTCGCGCCACTTGCGGGCTCTGACGGTTTAGCTCCACTCCAGCCATGAGCTCCCGAATGGCCGGAGCAGCGCTCCTGCGCCACCTAGGCCCCCGCCTCTTCGCGGCCGAGCCGGTGACCGGGCTCGCGGCGAGGGGCGTCATGCCCGCGGCCGCGAGGATTCTCCCCGCACGGATGTCCAGCACGGCCGCGGAGGCCGCCAAAGAAGCTGCCGCGCCACAACAGCGCCAAAAGCCCGAGGCCGCGGCCGCGGCGCCGGAGGGGCAGGACAAGAAGGCCGTCGTCAGCTACTGGGGCATCGAGCCGCGAAAGCTCGTGAAGGAGGACGGCACGGAGTGGAGGTGGTTCTGCTTCAGGGTGAGCTCTTGATCTGCTCTACACATTTGCACGGGCGGGTTCTAATTTGTGATGGTCGCCGTTTGAATGTTTGCTTTTTCGTCGATTCATGTACGTGCAGCCATGGGACACGTACAGAGCGGACACGTCGATCGACATGAAGAAGCACCACGAGCCGAAGGCGCTGCCGGACAAGCTGGCCTACTGGCTGGTCAAGTCGCTGGTCGTGCCCAAGCAGCTCTTCTTCCAGCGCCGGCACGCCAGCCACGCGCTGCTGCTGGAGACGGTGGCGGCCGTGCCGGGCATGGTGGGCGGCATGCTGCTCCACCTGCGCTCGCTGCGCCGCTTCGAGCACAGCGGCGGCTGGATCcgcgcgctgctggaggaggCCGAGAACGAGCGGATGCACCTCATGACGTTCCTGGAGGTGGCGCAGCCCAAGTGGTGGGAGCGCGCGCTCGTGCTCGCCGCGCAGGGCGTCTACTTCAACGCCTACTTCGTCGCCTACCTCGCCTCGCCCAAGTTCGCCCACCGCTTCGTCGGCTACCTCGAGGAGGAGGCCGTGCACTCCTACACGGAGTACCTCAAGGACCTCGAGGCCGGCATCATCGACAACACGCCGGCGCCGGCCATCGCTATCGACTACTGGCGCCTCCCCGCCGATGCCAGGCTCAAGGACGTCGTCGCCGTCGTGCGCGCCGACGAGGCGCACCACCGCGATGTCAATCACTTCGCATCGGTACGGCGCGGGCTTAGTGGCTTGCAAGAATCCGCCTACTTTTTGTTCGGCCAATCTGAACTAATTGATCGGTTTCTTTGGATTGCAGGACATCCATTACCAGGGCATGAAGCTGAGGGACACGCCTGCGCCTCTCGGCTACCACTAATTAGTCAACGTGGCCTGCTAGTTTAGCAATGTCGCCTGTATTACGGGTCGGTCATGATGTTAATTAACCTACTGCCTTATTTGTGATCAATTTGTCTGCATTATTTGTGTATAAATAAATAATATAGTTGTGTCACGTGCTAATCGATCGAGTCTGATTTAAAAATAGTAATCGGTATTGTGTGAAAGCAGCAGCAACGTGTAGATGTAATGTAGATCGAGTCTGACTTAAAACAAATTTCCTATATATCGGAACCAAACCCAAATTGCTGTAGCCTCTCATATTTATCAGCAGCAGGTCCACACGAACACAAACAGAAGGCATAATTGCTTGGAACTCGACTTCTATCCATGTAGACGGCTGATAAATATGCGGGCCTGCAGCAGCTTGGGTTTGCATCTGGTGTGCAGTGAATTTCTTCCACCTCGCTAATAAACATAGAGAAGAAGATTATCCAAACAAAAAAATGGGATTCAACTCAATATGAACCTATTCCATCGAGGTGATTCCTTAAACTAAGAGTGGAATACATGGTGTGCATTATAATTTAGTGATTCTCTAAGCACTCATGTATCTACTCACTTGTATTGTTTCTTAGCTCCCACACAAGAAAAATGATGTTGGAGgtgatatttatagccccaatgtCAAAAATGATCGTTGGAACAAAGCAGATTTTTCTGTGTAGCACTAGActgttggaaccggaccgccgacacatGGCGTGTCCGTCGAGGCCACCCGCACACACGGTGCACCCATccaggctgtcgggccgcgatacacgcgcccgcacgtataCCAGCGGACTctaggtctcttgggccaacactcccccaaaaagctattagggggttgcaccctcaaccatataaatCATGCTTTTCCACTCTCACCagacaatgtgggactattctcaacaatctccccctcacacattgtgagccgagatttgtctgagaatgcactagaccaacctggctctgataccaattattggaaccggaccgccgacacatGGCGTGTCCGTTGGGGCCAcccgcacacacggcgcgcccatccaggctgtcgggccgcgacacacgcgcccacacgtatagcagcgggctttaggtctcttgggccaacactcccccaaAAGCTAGCCTATTagggggttgcaccctcaaccatataaaccatgctttTCCACTCTCACCAGACAATGTAGGACTATTCCCAACATAGACATGTCTGGTGACTATAACGGACACGTCAGCTAGCAGTTGTGAATAGTTGTTGTCCATCGTTGAGTTTACAATATCTAGTGTTAACATTGGTGTCACACAGAACATATTTGGTGAGTTTAACCTGGGTTGGTTGCATTTGCAACCTCTTTGAGTACCATGCCTAATGTGGTATCCAATGTACCACTTAACATGTCTCGTACATTGTAAACCTATATGTACATGCTATAGGTCTTACTGAATACCTGTCTAGTGTGGTGTCCAGTGTTATATACATTGCACACTTAAGTGTTTGGCGTACTCAGTTTTCTAGCCCTTCTTCAACACCATAATACATGTCTGCTGCTTCATCTGGTGCACTACTAGACACGTCTGGTGCTGCTCTATAGCCTATTTCTATATTTCTGCATGTTTCTTTTGTTATGCTTTTTTTGTCTTATATCTTGGACTCTTGCATAATATCCATAGGTATTCAATGAGTCTTATAATCTCTTGCTTTGAGGTGTTGATTTTCTTGATCTTCATGTTGCCTTCATCCAAGTCCATGTTGCATCCTATGAACTATATTCATAAACACTAGAACACATCATTAGTTCAAATGGGTgttttgatcatcaaacaccaaaactcttaATAAAATGGGCCACAATCCATCTTCCTTaccatctccccctttttagtgattgatgacaacacaaccaaagcacgcAAATAATCAAATATAAAAAGTAAAAAAATCTACTCTCTAGGACGTATGTGCAAACGCAAGATTCATATAATATTAAAAGATACCAAGTGATAGCTTACACTTTAAAGAATTTCTTACTTATGCAAATTATCCCCATATTGTGGTATTCTAGACGTAaccccccctaactccataaactACATCCTTCCTACCAACAACCAAAACCCATAAAAAAGATACTTATAGAAGACAATACCCAATATTTCATGAGGTAGTATAACTTCATTGGGAGAAGATCTCGACATTGATGATCTAAGGCTCCGGGCGAACAGTTTCTctcaatcactacaccactgctctATTGGTTATCTCGTGTGACACACGAATGGCCTCAACAAGAAGGCTT
This portion of the Zea mays cultivar B73 chromosome 2, Zm-B73-REFERENCE-NAM-5.0, whole genome shotgun sequence genome encodes:
- the LOC100281353 gene encoding Ubiquinol oxidase 1b, mitochondrial, yielding MSSRMAGAALLRHLGPRLFAAEPVTGLAARGVMPAAARILPARMSSTAAEAAKEAAAPQQRQKPEAAAAAPEGQDKKAVVSYWGIEPRKLVKEDGTEWRWFCFRPWDTYRADTSIDMKKHHEPKALPDKLAYWLVKSLVVPKQLFFQRRHASHALLLETVAAVPGMVGGMLLHLRSLRRFEHSGGWIRALLEEAENERMHLMTFLEVAQPKWWERALVLAAQGVYFNAYFVAYLASPKFAHRFVGYLEEEAVHSYTEYLKDLEAGIIDNTPAPAIAIDYWRLPADARLKDVVAVVRADEAHHRDVNHFASDIHYQGMKLRDTPAPLGYH